A single region of the Archangium lipolyticum genome encodes:
- a CDS encoding aminopeptidase P family protein, whose product MKNTWIRLLVPLFLVSSACATTAPASPAPEAAAPERPFGTLRDQATRQQAWLRERMDTALPMLMRKYGIEMWVVPMREYNEDPVFPALVSPTTFAARRRTIYVFHDRGPQLGVQRLALGGGSQGGVYETRRAQMQVDRGGTTRQAELWGPDQWKVLKAVLEERKPQVIGINVSRTFAFADGLTHGEYEGMAEALGPEWTAKMKPAGGLAVDLIAWRSADEERFYADLTKVAWNIIETGFSNQVVIPGKTRTSDVVWWMRQRVNDLGLGTWFQPSVEVQRQGKTEAELGEDPVIERGDVLHCDFGVTALGLNTDTQHMGYVLREGETDAPAGLKAALARSNRLQDIVFEELRPGRTGNEILKASLERMRAEGIDGTVYSHPIGLNGHGAGPMIGLWDRQEGVPGNGDHGVIPNQWFSIELQATSPVAEWGGQKVRSAQEEDVIIDASGKVRWALQRQTAFHLVR is encoded by the coding sequence ATGAAGAACACCTGGATTCGTCTCCTCGTCCCCCTGTTCCTCGTCTCCTCCGCCTGTGCCACCACCGCCCCCGCCTCCCCCGCACCGGAGGCGGCCGCGCCCGAGCGCCCCTTCGGCACGTTGCGTGACCAGGCCACCCGGCAGCAGGCCTGGCTGCGCGAGCGCATGGACACGGCGCTCCCCATGCTGATGCGCAAGTACGGCATCGAGATGTGGGTGGTGCCGATGCGCGAGTACAACGAGGATCCCGTCTTCCCGGCGTTGGTGTCGCCCACGACGTTCGCGGCTCGGCGGCGGACCATCTACGTCTTCCATGACCGGGGTCCGCAGCTGGGGGTGCAGCGGCTCGCGCTGGGCGGCGGGTCGCAGGGCGGGGTGTACGAGACGCGGCGCGCGCAGATGCAGGTGGACCGGGGCGGGACGACCCGGCAGGCCGAGTTGTGGGGGCCGGACCAGTGGAAGGTGTTGAAGGCGGTGCTGGAGGAGCGCAAGCCCCAGGTCATCGGTATCAACGTGTCGCGCACGTTCGCCTTCGCGGATGGCCTGACGCATGGCGAGTACGAGGGCATGGCCGAGGCGCTCGGGCCCGAGTGGACGGCGAAGATGAAGCCGGCTGGCGGGCTCGCGGTGGACCTCATCGCGTGGCGGAGCGCGGACGAGGAGCGCTTCTACGCGGACCTGACGAAGGTCGCGTGGAACATCATCGAGACGGGGTTCTCGAACCAGGTGGTCATCCCCGGCAAGACGCGCACGAGCGACGTGGTGTGGTGGATGCGCCAGCGGGTGAACGACCTGGGGCTGGGGACGTGGTTCCAGCCGTCGGTGGAGGTGCAGCGGCAGGGGAAGACGGAGGCGGAGCTGGGCGAGGATCCGGTCATCGAGCGGGGTGACGTGCTGCACTGCGACTTCGGCGTGACGGCGCTGGGGCTGAACACGGACACCCAGCACATGGGCTACGTGCTGCGCGAGGGCGAGACGGACGCACCGGCGGGGCTGAAGGCGGCCCTGGCGCGCTCGAACCGGTTGCAGGACATCGTGTTCGAGGAGCTGCGTCCGGGGCGCACGGGCAATGAAATCCTGAAGGCATCGCTCGAGCGGATGCGGGCCGAGGGCATCGACGGGACGGTGTACTCGCACCCCATCGGGCTGAACGGGCACGGGGCCGGGCCGATGATCGGCCTGTGGGACCGGCAGGAGGGCGTGCCCGGGAACGGAGACCACGGGGTCATCCCGAACCAGTGGTTCTCCATCGAGTTGCAGGCGACGAGTCCGGTGGCCGAGTGGGGCGGGCAGAAGGTTCGCTCGGCGCAGGAGGAGGACGTCATCATCGACGCGAGCGGGAAGGTGCGCTGGGCGCTCCAGCGGCAGACGGCGTTCCACCTGGTGCGCTAG